Proteins encoded in a region of the Gemmatimonadaceae bacterium genome:
- a CDS encoding glycoside hydrolase family 3 N-terminal domain-containing protein, translating to MKLRIILALGIALAGACRTAQSTSTSQASGTFPTPTPVFDASKPLTGAQQRWVDNTLASLSLRERVGQMVMVWVLGDYTSNGDSSFAEVRRWIEQDHVGGVSMSLGTPIEVAAKINSMQRLSRVPLLTSADLEPGLGRLEGGVFTHYLMDAGSATIFPSNMAIAATGRDEDAHDVARAIGAEARAVGIQIDFAPVVDVNNNPNNPVINTRSFGENAARVARLSELFVHGLEESGAVATAKHFPGHGDTDVDSHVGLPIVTATMSRLDSVELVPFRAAIRAGAGLVMTAHIALPAVNGDSTTPATLAPRIITGLLRDSLGFGGIAITDAMTMEGVGKGYTTEQSSVLAVQAGADVLLKPSDPTRAINAVVAAVERGEIRRARIDSAARHILALKARVGLDRDRYVDLEALRDVVGSPAHRALAADVAQRAITLLRDKDALVPMRTGRALVVQYAPETELKAGRVFGPTFLAALPQSRVLDISPSVSRAQLDSIAVLGQGMDRIVVAAYVRRIEGQGRFAVPQHVASWIDSLAKSPTGPKLVVVAFGNPYLIRQFPNVGTYVVTYGVSDDLERAAAQALLGSARITGRAPISLPGFFNAGDGLTK from the coding sequence ATGAAGCTACGAATCATTCTCGCACTGGGTATCGCCCTGGCTGGGGCGTGCAGGACGGCTCAGTCAACCTCCACGAGTCAGGCATCGGGCACCTTTCCAACGCCCACTCCGGTGTTCGACGCCTCGAAGCCTCTGACCGGCGCGCAACAGCGATGGGTCGACAACACTCTCGCTTCGCTGTCTCTCCGCGAGCGCGTCGGCCAGATGGTGATGGTCTGGGTACTCGGCGACTACACGAGCAACGGCGATTCGAGCTTCGCCGAAGTTCGACGGTGGATCGAGCAGGATCACGTCGGCGGCGTAAGCATGTCGCTTGGCACGCCCATCGAAGTAGCGGCGAAGATCAACTCGATGCAGCGCCTTTCGCGCGTGCCGCTGCTCACGTCCGCCGACCTGGAGCCGGGACTCGGCCGGCTCGAGGGCGGCGTGTTCACGCACTATCTCATGGACGCGGGAAGCGCGACGATCTTCCCCAGCAATATGGCCATCGCCGCGACGGGACGTGACGAGGACGCGCACGACGTCGCGCGCGCGATCGGCGCAGAGGCGAGAGCCGTCGGGATCCAGATCGATTTCGCGCCGGTCGTCGACGTCAACAACAATCCGAATAATCCGGTCATCAACACGCGCTCATTCGGCGAGAACGCCGCACGCGTCGCGCGATTGTCCGAGCTCTTCGTGCACGGATTGGAGGAAAGCGGCGCCGTCGCGACAGCCAAGCATTTTCCCGGTCACGGCGATACCGACGTCGACTCACACGTTGGATTGCCGATCGTGACGGCGACGATGTCGCGCCTCGACAGCGTGGAGCTCGTGCCTTTTCGTGCCGCGATCCGCGCCGGCGCCGGTCTCGTGATGACGGCGCACATCGCGCTGCCCGCCGTCAACGGCGACAGCACGACACCGGCGACGCTGGCGCCGCGCATCATCACGGGCCTGCTCCGCGACTCGTTAGGCTTCGGCGGCATCGCGATCACCGACGCCATGACGATGGAAGGAGTGGGGAAGGGCTACACGACGGAGCAGAGCTCGGTGCTCGCGGTGCAGGCGGGCGCGGACGTCCTGCTCAAGCCCAGCGATCCGACGCGCGCCATCAATGCCGTGGTCGCCGCGGTCGAGCGCGGCGAGATTCGGCGCGCTCGCATCGACAGCGCGGCGCGGCATATCCTCGCGCTCAAGGCGCGCGTAGGACTCGATCGCGATCGCTACGTGGACCTCGAGGCGCTGCGCGACGTCGTCGGTTCGCCCGCGCATCGCGCGCTCGCGGCCGATGTCGCACAGCGGGCGATCACGTTGCTCCGCGACAAGGATGCGCTCGTGCCGATGCGCACCGGACGTGCGCTCGTGGTTCAGTACGCACCCGAGACCGAGCTCAAGGCCGGGCGCGTATTCGGCCCCACGTTCCTGGCCGCGCTGCCACAATCCCGCGTCCTTGACATCTCGCCGTCGGTGAGCCGCGCGCAGCTCGATTCGATCGCCGTGCTGGGGCAGGGAATGGATCGCATCGTCGTCGCCGCCTACGTGCGGCGCATCGAGGGCCAGGGCCGCTTCGCGGTTCCCCAGCACGTGGCATCGTGGATCGACTCGCTCGCGAAATCGCCAACAGGACCGAAGCTCGTCGTGGTCGCGTTCGGAAATCCCTATCTGATCCGTCAATTCCCGAATGTAGGCACGTACGTCGTCACCTACGGCGTGTCGGACGACCTCGAACGCGCCGCCGCCCAAGCGTTGTTAGGCAGCGCGCGGATTACCGGCCGCGCGCCGATCTCGCTGCCGGGATTCTTCAACGCGGGTGACGGACTGACGAAATGA
- a CDS encoding SusD/RagB family nutrient-binding outer membrane lipoprotein: MRYMRIVSAALGLSVGLAACSKFLDAPKSVADPNNPTAANVNQLFVGVEANIFGQQEGPVAMIVCEWMQQCAGVNGRFVDQQGVYSISAGSFDGSFSSIYDGGGLNQIKRVEALAASDKLYLGISEVLEVMNMMFATDIWGDVPYSDAVGTSTTPKFDAQMTIYTNLLALLDKAIADMGAGGTGPGTYDLVYNGDKVKWTQAAHTLKARIYLHQVEKLGNTQYSQALTEAQLGISAPANDWKTQHSSATSERNMWAQFQTTSFGNDLVAGSTLVDLMNAQGDQRLPQYFAKDPNGVYGGYNVTTAATQVPDISPIIGSGRTDNESFAQPLITYDENQLIMAEATFVLTGSAAAAPFLNTVRAEYGKGAIAAPTLADIMNEKYIALFQNIESWNDYKRTCLPLMHPARSKPAIPGRLFYGQTEEQTNSNTPSSDSQNLFTFRNANDPAACPP; this comes from the coding sequence ATGCGATATATGCGAATTGTCTCGGCGGCCCTGGGGCTGTCCGTGGGGCTCGCCGCCTGTTCGAAGTTTCTCGACGCGCCGAAATCGGTCGCCGATCCGAACAACCCCACGGCGGCAAACGTCAACCAGCTTTTCGTTGGCGTCGAGGCCAACATCTTCGGTCAGCAGGAAGGCCCAGTGGCCATGATCGTCTGCGAATGGATGCAGCAGTGCGCGGGCGTCAATGGCCGCTTCGTCGATCAGCAGGGCGTCTACAGCATCAGCGCCGGCAGCTTCGACGGTTCGTTCTCCTCGATCTACGACGGCGGCGGTCTGAACCAGATAAAGCGCGTCGAAGCGCTTGCAGCGAGTGACAAGCTGTACCTGGGCATCTCCGAGGTGCTCGAGGTGATGAACATGATGTTCGCCACGGACATCTGGGGCGACGTGCCGTACAGCGATGCCGTCGGGACGTCGACGACGCCGAAGTTCGACGCGCAGATGACCATCTACACCAATCTGCTCGCATTGCTCGACAAGGCGATCGCGGACATGGGTGCGGGCGGGACGGGGCCGGGGACATACGATCTGGTGTACAACGGCGACAAGGTGAAATGGACGCAGGCGGCGCACACGCTGAAAGCGCGCATCTACCTGCACCAGGTCGAGAAGCTCGGCAACACGCAGTATTCGCAGGCACTGACCGAGGCGCAACTCGGTATCTCGGCGCCGGCCAACGATTGGAAGACGCAGCATTCGTCGGCCACGTCCGAGCGGAACATGTGGGCGCAGTTCCAGACGACGTCGTTCGGCAACGATCTCGTTGCCGGTTCGACTCTCGTCGACCTCATGAACGCGCAAGGCGATCAGCGCTTGCCGCAATACTTCGCCAAGGATCCGAATGGCGTCTATGGGGGGTACAACGTCACGACCGCAGCGACACAGGTGCCAGACATCTCTCCTATCATCGGCTCCGGCCGCACGGACAACGAAAGCTTCGCGCAGCCGCTCATCACATATGATGAGAATCAACTCATCATGGCCGAGGCGACGTTCGTCCTCACGGGATCGGCGGCGGCGGCGCCCTTCCTCAATACGGTGCGCGCGGAATACGGCAAGGGCGCGATTGCCGCACCGACGCTCGCCGACATCATGAACGAGAAATACATCGCGCTGTTCCAGAACATCGAGTCGTGGAACGATTACAAGCGAACGTGCCTGCCGCTGATGCATCCGGCGCGCTCGAAGCCGGCGATACCGGGGCGACTCTTCTACGGTCAGACCGAGGAACAAACGAACTCCAACACGCCGTCGAGCGACTCGCAGAATCTCTTCACGTTCCGCAATGCGAACGACCCAGCGGCCTGTCCGCCGTAG
- a CDS encoding DUF4097 family beta strand repeat-containing protein gives MRRMWLISRGVPMLIVLSAATPAPSIAQRSARDPSAAGDDWLDRCRDGRNGNGDRERFCEVRDRRLSPSRTLDIDGEQNGSVSVHGWDRSEVYVLAKIQTDGDDMDEARDIASRITIDADGGRIRAEGPSMRGNRSWSVSFEVWAPRQTDIRASTQNGGVSVDNLDARLELSAVNGGLTLRGISGTVRGETTNGPLNVDLDGDRWRGEGLDLRTTNGPVNLQIPDGYSARLETGTTNGGMRIDFPVTLQGVIGRRITTTLGNGGASIRAVTTNGPVEVRRK, from the coding sequence ATGCGCAGGATGTGGCTGATCTCCCGAGGCGTGCCGATGCTGATCGTCCTCAGCGCCGCGACTCCCGCTCCGTCGATCGCCCAGCGATCAGCGCGCGACCCGAGTGCGGCCGGCGACGACTGGCTCGATCGCTGCCGTGACGGGCGAAACGGAAACGGCGACCGAGAGCGTTTCTGCGAGGTCCGCGACCGAAGGCTTTCGCCATCCCGGACGCTGGACATAGACGGGGAGCAGAACGGCAGCGTGAGCGTGCACGGGTGGGATCGATCGGAGGTCTACGTCCTCGCGAAGATTCAAACGGACGGCGACGACATGGACGAAGCGAGGGATATCGCCTCTCGGATCACGATCGACGCAGACGGAGGGCGGATTCGCGCGGAAGGTCCCTCGATGCGGGGAAACCGGTCGTGGTCGGTGAGCTTCGAGGTCTGGGCGCCGCGACAGACGGACATTCGTGCCTCCACGCAGAATGGCGGCGTCAGCGTCGACAATCTGGATGCGCGGCTCGAGCTCAGCGCCGTGAATGGTGGCCTTACACTCCGGGGAATCTCTGGCACCGTTCGCGGAGAGACGACAAATGGGCCGCTGAACGTCGACCTCGACGGTGATCGGTGGCGAGGCGAGGGACTGGATCTGCGCACGACGAACGGGCCGGTGAATCTCCAGATTCCCGACGGATACTCGGCGCGGCTGGAGACGGGAACCACGAACGGGGGGATGCGAATTGATTTCCCGGTCACGTTGCAGGGTGTCATTGGGCGGCGCATTACGACGACCCTCGGCAATGGAGGTGCGTCGATCCGCGCAGTGACGACGAACGGGCCGGTGGAGGTTCGCCGCAAATAG
- a CDS encoding nuclear transport factor 2 family protein, with translation MRLERLAFVIALAASPIAHAGAQTSRAARTLLRLEDQWASALVSRDSGFFRRTLHPDYVYSDERGTFSKAQVIAEQVGGTDTVTYAANEDMRAHVHGDAAVVTGILIVRGRGKGGRFEHRYRYTDTWVAGKQGWLMIASQDYEIPRR, from the coding sequence ATGCGACTCGAAAGGCTGGCTTTCGTCATTGCGCTCGCGGCGTCCCCGATCGCACACGCCGGTGCACAAACCTCACGCGCGGCTCGGACGCTGCTTCGCCTCGAGGACCAATGGGCGTCCGCGCTCGTGTCCCGCGATTCCGGATTCTTTCGCCGGACGCTGCATCCCGACTACGTCTACTCGGACGAGCGCGGCACGTTCAGCAAGGCCCAGGTCATCGCCGAGCAGGTCGGTGGCACCGACACCGTGACGTATGCGGCGAACGAGGACATGCGTGCCCACGTGCATGGCGACGCCGCGGTCGTTACGGGAATACTCATCGTGCGGGGCCGCGGGAAGGGCGGCCGGTTCGAGCATCGCTATCGCTACACCGATACCTGGGTCGCCGGCAAACAGGGCTGGCTGATGATCGCCTCCCAGGACTACGAGATCCCGCGGCGATAG
- a CDS encoding SusC/RagA family TonB-linked outer membrane protein: MAATKRRWSALVGVLLLSPALAIAQQTSTITGRATGDAGAPLSAVTITIPELGIGTLTRDDGRYSLTIPGARVAGQSVTLSARRVGYKPKLARVTIVPGSVTQDFLLEANPLQLGEVVVTGAGTQTEVEKLGNVRNQVSAELVQKSNESNVVQALAGKAPNVVVSQEAGDPGAASKIQIRGLRTLNGNTQPLFVVDGVPVDNSTTSTTNFNPIDAGGGGVGGQDNGGEFEGTSAPNRMIDINPSDIENVEILKGAAAAAIYGARAANGVILITTKKGHAGATRYGLKSSYSDDEVSRTYPLQRTWGQGRFNQASLYTRSWGPQITGPSYDHATEAFTSGHVGDNTVNVSGGNERTTFFLSGSSNINHGVFVGPNNYFDRSTVRLNANHKLTDGFTLGGNFSYADTRGHLTQRGNNVNGLLLGLFRTPPDFNNLPWLDPVTGLHRSYMVPDPDPSTAGETRIFNNPFYTLYEELNQMQAARSFGNVNADYIANSWLKFDYTLGADYSNDERLEGCPAECSDVAAGGRITEGKVVNYQIDHNLTATAQYHLSDAFGGTFTVGQNLNARNYRSFSVVGRGLIAPQPFSILNTLSRDPPSDYQTEIHNASYFGQATFDMFSQLYLTGAIRDDGSTTFGRQNRSALFPKASAAWTFTNAYKPKGLTFGKLRLSYGEAGNEPQPYLTSQTFSGTNLVGGIAQGTGFTPTQSGRGGLFVNFTKPATSLHPERTKELEGGFDVGFWGEKADVSATWYSSKTSDVILITPIAPSTGFSSEAKNAGQFRNSGTELSLNLRPLTRPNYAWDIGLGWGRNQSLVQNIAGAQFLFTGSAFVGTVAQVGYPLGVIRGEGWVRCGISPNDVIPGVDLSAVCSGKPKGTLYIDDGSNCSPDPGMPCEDTNLRILGDPNPKWTGNAHTSFRFHKFELSALVDIRHGGLMWNGTKGALWSYGTHKDTEIRAVCTGPNNSDCTGNLRAFGDANWYAGPVTGPGAGQKIPIGYNWYFASNIAACPFTGIDEPCLENSGFVKLRELSVAYTFDQPWVGRTLGMSSVDVRLSGRNLHTWTKYTGLDPETNVAGPYEQIGAADYFNLPLTRSFVITIGLNR, from the coding sequence ATGGCAGCGACGAAACGCCGTTGGTCTGCTCTGGTAGGTGTGTTGCTTCTCAGTCCCGCGTTGGCAATCGCGCAGCAAACGTCAACGATCACCGGACGAGCAACTGGTGACGCCGGAGCGCCGCTTTCGGCTGTGACCATCACGATCCCCGAGTTGGGCATCGGTACTCTCACGCGAGACGATGGACGGTACTCGCTCACGATTCCCGGTGCTCGCGTCGCCGGGCAATCCGTGACGCTCAGCGCCCGGCGCGTCGGCTACAAGCCAAAGCTCGCGCGGGTCACAATCGTCCCCGGTTCGGTCACTCAGGATTTCCTTCTCGAGGCGAATCCACTGCAACTGGGTGAAGTCGTCGTCACCGGCGCCGGCACGCAGACGGAAGTCGAGAAGCTCGGCAACGTACGCAACCAGGTGTCGGCGGAGCTCGTGCAGAAGTCCAACGAGTCGAACGTCGTGCAGGCGTTGGCCGGCAAGGCGCCTAACGTCGTCGTGTCGCAGGAAGCCGGAGATCCCGGTGCCGCGTCGAAGATTCAGATTCGTGGTTTGCGAACGCTCAACGGCAATACGCAACCACTCTTCGTTGTGGACGGCGTGCCCGTCGACAACTCGACGACGTCGACGACGAACTTCAACCCGATCGACGCGGGTGGCGGTGGCGTCGGTGGTCAGGACAACGGCGGCGAGTTCGAGGGAACTTCGGCGCCGAACCGGATGATCGACATCAACCCGAGTGACATCGAAAACGTCGAGATTCTGAAGGGCGCGGCGGCCGCGGCGATCTATGGAGCGCGTGCGGCGAACGGCGTCATTCTCATCACGACGAAGAAGGGTCACGCGGGCGCAACGCGCTACGGCCTGAAAAGCTCGTACTCCGACGACGAGGTCTCTCGCACGTACCCGCTCCAGCGCACGTGGGGACAGGGCCGCTTCAACCAGGCATCGCTCTATACGCGAAGCTGGGGGCCGCAGATCACGGGTCCGTCGTACGATCACGCCACTGAGGCATTCACCAGCGGTCACGTCGGCGACAACACGGTCAACGTGTCTGGCGGCAACGAGCGCACGACATTCTTCCTCTCCGGAAGCTCGAACATCAATCATGGCGTCTTCGTCGGTCCGAACAACTACTTCGACCGTTCGACCGTTCGCCTCAACGCGAATCACAAGCTCACCGACGGATTTACGCTCGGCGGCAACTTCTCGTATGCGGACACGCGCGGCCACCTGACGCAGCGCGGCAACAACGTCAACGGCCTTCTGCTTGGGTTGTTCCGCACACCGCCCGATTTCAACAACCTGCCCTGGCTCGACCCAGTGACGGGTTTGCACCGCTCGTACATGGTGCCGGATCCCGATCCGTCCACGGCTGGCGAGACACGAATCTTCAATAATCCGTTCTACACGCTGTACGAAGAGCTGAACCAGATGCAGGCGGCGCGCTCGTTCGGCAACGTCAACGCCGACTATATCGCGAATAGCTGGCTCAAGTTCGACTACACTCTCGGCGCCGACTACTCGAACGACGAGCGTCTCGAGGGGTGTCCGGCGGAGTGTTCCGACGTCGCCGCGGGCGGCCGCATCACGGAAGGCAAGGTCGTGAACTACCAGATCGACCACAACCTCACCGCGACGGCGCAGTATCACCTCAGTGACGCGTTCGGCGGAACGTTCACGGTGGGGCAGAACCTGAACGCCCGGAACTATCGCAGCTTCTCCGTCGTCGGCCGCGGACTCATCGCGCCGCAGCCGTTCAGCATTCTGAACACGCTCTCGCGTGACCCGCCGAGCGATTACCAGACGGAGATTCACAACGCGTCGTATTTCGGACAGGCCACGTTCGACATGTTCAGCCAGCTTTATCTCACGGGCGCCATCCGTGACGACGGTTCGACGACCTTCGGACGACAGAACCGCTCGGCGCTGTTCCCGAAAGCGAGCGCGGCGTGGACGTTTACGAACGCGTACAAGCCGAAGGGGCTCACCTTCGGCAAGCTGCGTCTCTCGTACGGCGAGGCGGGCAACGAGCCGCAGCCGTACCTCACGTCGCAGACGTTCAGCGGCACGAACCTCGTCGGCGGCATCGCGCAGGGCACCGGTTTCACGCCGACGCAGAGCGGTCGCGGTGGTCTGTTCGTCAACTTCACCAAGCCGGCAACCTCGCTGCATCCCGAGCGGACGAAGGAGCTCGAGGGCGGCTTCGACGTTGGCTTCTGGGGCGAGAAGGCCGACGTCAGCGCCACCTGGTACAGCTCGAAGACGAGTGACGTCATTCTCATCACGCCCATTGCGCCATCGACGGGCTTTTCGAGTGAGGCGAAGAACGCCGGCCAATTCCGAAACAGCGGGACCGAGCTGTCGCTGAATTTGCGACCACTCACCCGCCCGAACTACGCATGGGACATCGGTCTCGGCTGGGGACGGAACCAGTCGCTCGTGCAGAACATCGCCGGCGCGCAGTTCCTCTTCACTGGTTCGGCGTTCGTTGGTACGGTCGCTCAGGTCGGGTACCCGTTAGGAGTCATTCGTGGAGAAGGCTGGGTACGCTGCGGTATCAGCCCGAATGACGTAATCCCCGGAGTCGATCTCTCCGCGGTATGCTCGGGAAAACCGAAGGGCACGCTCTATATCGACGACGGCAGCAACTGCAGTCCCGATCCTGGGATGCCGTGCGAGGATACGAACTTGCGAATCCTCGGCGATCCGAACCCGAAGTGGACTGGCAACGCGCACACGAGCTTCCGTTTCCACAAATTCGAGTTGTCGGCGCTCGTCGACATCCGTCACGGTGGCCTGATGTGGAACGGCACCAAGGGCGCGTTGTGGAGCTATGGAACGCACAAGGACACCGAAATCCGTGCGGTGTGCACTGGTCCAAACAACAGCGATTGCACGGGTAATCTCCGGGCATTTGGCGACGCCAACTGGTACGCGGGTCCGGTGACGGGTCCCGGTGCTGGCCAGAAGATCCCGATCGGCTATAACTGGTACTTCGCGAGCAATATCGCGGCCTGTCCGTTCACCGGCATCGACGAGCCCTGCCTGGAGAACTCCGGCTTTGTAAAGCTGCGTGAGTTGTCGGTCGCCTACACGTTCGATCAGCCGTGGGTGGGCCGCACGTTAGGCATGTCGAGCGTCGACGTCCGCCTCTCCGGTCGCAACCTGCATACGTGGACCAAGTATACCGGCCTCGATCCGGAGACGAACGTCGCCGGACCGTATGAGCAGATTGGCGCGGCGGACTACTTCAACCTGCCGCTCACTCGCTCGTTCGTCATCACCATCGGTCTCAACCGCTAA
- a CDS encoding alpha/beta hydrolase-fold protein — protein sequence MSRAAHAEPITGRVFVAISRTAGPRTPIEQTGETGVPLFGVNVDALTPGASAVIDSTTFGFPLQSLSNLPRGEYWVQPFVNVYTRFARADGHTVWLHMDQWEGQHWQRSPGNLYGDPVKVRWDPTTHAAIRLVADKVIPPVSVPSDNEYVRRIKIESATLTKWWGHPIYLGAAVLLPKDYDKHPGVRYPIVYDEGHFSLRAPGGFGDSTGRGASFTKYWLSDSAPRMILVTLQHPSPYYDDSYGVNSANNGPYGDAITKELIPAVETRFRALGEPWARLLTGGSTGGWISLAHQVLYPDFYGGTWSLCPDGVDFRYHQIVNIYDDANAYWIDHGWMRVERPTQRHPDGNIEAMMKDENWSELVQGDRSRSGGQWDIWEATYGPVGADGYPERIWDKRTGVVDKTVATYWRDHYDLRFILERDWQTLGPKLADKINVYVGDADSYFLNMGVHLLDNFLRHTTSPKWTGEIVYQPMAPHCWGPGLEELLPKMAAQVERHAPAGAGESWRY from the coding sequence GTGAGTCGCGCGGCACACGCCGAGCCGATCACCGGACGCGTCTTCGTCGCCATCAGTCGCACGGCGGGGCCGAGAACGCCTATCGAGCAGACCGGCGAGACCGGCGTCCCACTCTTCGGGGTGAATGTTGACGCGCTGACACCGGGCGCGAGCGCGGTGATCGACTCCACTACCTTCGGCTTCCCTCTGCAGAGCCTGAGCAACTTGCCGCGAGGCGAATACTGGGTGCAGCCCTTCGTGAACGTCTATACGCGCTTCGCGCGCGCCGACGGCCACACGGTCTGGCTGCATATGGATCAGTGGGAGGGTCAGCACTGGCAGCGGTCGCCGGGTAACCTCTACGGCGATCCAGTCAAGGTCAGGTGGGATCCCACGACCCACGCCGCGATCCGCCTCGTTGCCGACAAAGTCATCCCGCCGGTGTCGGTGCCTAGCGACAACGAGTACGTACGCCGGATCAAGATCGAGAGCGCCACGCTCACGAAATGGTGGGGACATCCGATCTATCTCGGCGCCGCCGTCCTCTTGCCGAAGGACTACGACAAGCATCCCGGTGTCCGCTATCCGATCGTGTACGATGAAGGCCACTTCTCGCTGCGTGCGCCCGGCGGCTTCGGCGACAGCACGGGGCGCGGCGCGAGCTTTACGAAATACTGGCTGAGCGACAGTGCGCCGCGGATGATTCTCGTCACGCTCCAGCATCCGTCGCCCTACTACGATGATTCGTATGGCGTGAACTCGGCAAACAATGGCCCATATGGCGACGCGATTACGAAAGAGCTCATCCCCGCGGTCGAAACCAGGTTCCGCGCGTTAGGCGAGCCGTGGGCGCGACTCCTCACCGGTGGTTCGACTGGCGGGTGGATCTCGCTCGCGCACCAGGTGCTGTATCCCGACTTCTACGGTGGCACTTGGTCGCTTTGTCCCGACGGCGTCGATTTCCGGTATCACCAGATCGTCAACATCTACGACGACGCGAACGCATATTGGATCGATCACGGCTGGATGCGCGTGGAGCGTCCAACGCAGCGACATCCCGATGGCAACATCGAGGCGATGATGAAGGACGAGAACTGGTCCGAGCTCGTGCAAGGCGATCGGTCTCGCTCCGGCGGTCAGTGGGACATCTGGGAGGCGACGTATGGACCGGTGGGCGCGGACGGCTATCCGGAGCGCATCTGGGACAAGCGAACGGGCGTGGTCGACAAGACGGTTGCCACGTACTGGCGTGATCACTATGACCTGCGCTTCATCCTCGAGCGCGACTGGCAGACCCTCGGCCCCAAGCTTGCCGACAAGATCAACGTCTACGTCGGCGACGCTGATTCGTATTTCCTGAACATGGGCGTGCACTTACTCGATAACTTCCTGCGTCACACGACGAGCCCCAAGTGGACGGGAGAGATCGTCTATCAACCGATGGCGCCCCACTGCTGGGGACCTGGCCTCGAGGAGCTGTTACCGAAGATGGCGGCGCAAGTGGAACGACATGCGCCTGCAGGCGCTGGCGAGAGCTGGAGATACTAG